GGGTGGGACATCGTACTTTGAGCCAAAGACATCAAGTATCATTATCTCCTTCCTTTTAGCTAGCTCTTGAATATTTAAGCCAACGAACGAAGCCCTTGATATTAGCTTAATTGTTGGTAGATTGTAGTTATGAATTACTCCGAAGGAGTTTCTACGGATCAAATTTTTAACCATCTCAAAGCCAAGGGCCCACCCCAGCGAGAAGGCATCGTACATTATGGAGATCGTGGCCCCTCTTATAAGTCCACCTCCAAATGCCTTATCCAACTCCTCTATATCTACAGGGATAAATGTAAAAAATTCCTGATACATTTAACCAATCACCTCTCCTCCTTTTCAACCTTAATAAACTCAACGGCTTCCCTAAGCTTTTTAACTATATCCCTAAGTTCAACTATGTTCCTCCTAACCTCTTCCAACGAGGAGGCCTGTTCTTCAGCGCTTGCACTAACTTCCTCTGCACTGGCCGTGGTTTCTTCAGCGCTAGCGGCTAAGTTTTCTAGGGCCTTCTTAGCATTTTCAACATGCTCCTGGGTGTTCGCTAATTCGCTTTTAACGGCCTGTAACTTATCTTCAACATCATCAAGGAGCTCACCAACGTTCATAAGGTAACCAACCGTCTCCCTAAGGAAGTCCACTGAATTATCAACGATTTTAACTCCCTTTTCAGTTTCTTCAACGGCTTTTTCTACTTTATCCTGGATCTGGTTGAGTATTTCCCTTATCCTTTCTGCTGCTTCTTTACTTTCTTCGGCAAGGTTTCTAACTTCTTGAGCAACCACCGCAAATCCCCTTCCAAGTTCACCGGCCCTAGCGGCTTCTATTGCAGCGTTTAATGCTAGCAAGTTAGTTTGCTCAGCTATGTCAGCTATTGCATTAATTATCTCGCCAACGTTCTTGCTCATCTCTGCAACCTCTTGAACTGCTTGACTAATTACCCTCATTGCATTTTGGATATCGCCAACTTGAGATATCGCCTTCTCACCCTTCTCCTTACCCTCCCTGGCTATGGATATGACCTCATTTACGACACTACTGAACTCTTCCATAGCCTCAACCGTTCTCTGAGTAACATCAGCTGTCAGGTTCATACCATCCATTATCTGAGTTATGTTCTCCTGTTGCCTCTGGGCCTCGGTGCTTACCTGCTGTATGGCCTCGGCAACTTGGTTAACTGCTTCCGTAATCTCAGAGGATATTCTAGCTAAATCGTCGGCCCTCGTCTCTAATGTTACCGCTAGATCCCTCACGGTCTTCATTAAGTTCCTCAATTGAACTATCGTTTTCCTCATTGAGTTCAAAATAGATTCAAAATCTCCCTTTGCATGAAGGGTTAGCTCTTCAGTAACATCACCCTTGGAGATCTTCTCCATTCTATCAGTTATTACCTCTAACGTCTGAAGAACCTCGGTAGATATTGCCCTGAATCCTTCAAGTAACTTCCCTATTTCATCTTTCTCTCTATATTTAATCCTCGATATCAATTCTCCAGCATGGCTAAGCTTTCCATCGGCGATCTCCTCGGCAACTTTTGCCATTTCGCTTACCGGTTTCATAACAGAGTTCATTATCCTGAAACCGATGACCCCTGATACCCCCGCGACTATGGTCATAACACCAATGCTCATCCATAGGGTTTTCTTCAGCTGAGACTTCGCAAACTCTATTGTACTCTGAACCGTCTGTATGCTTGCTCCAGCTCTTACAGCTTCCATTGTCTTCTCAAGATTGTCGTATAGATCGGATATTGCAATATTTTGGATTATTATAGCCGTTATTACCACCAGAACTAGTGGAATGAATATTGAAAGCGTTAATTTTCTACTGAATTTCATCCCCCTCACCTCACCATATTGTACCAACGCTCCCCCTCAAGCTAGGTAATACGCTCTTTTCAACGACAAAGGATCTCCCATTGTTCATGAGCTTAACTACTACTGGAAAGATTGTACGAAGCAATGAAAGCACTTCAATCGAGGTATTTCTCAAAGATTCAACGTTTATGAAGACGAGATCTCTAATATCCTTGTTTTTAGTCACAATATACTCCCCTATATCGTGAATCTGTTCTATTAACTCTTTCTTTTCAAAGATATTCATTAAATTTTCAATCCCAATTTGAACGTTTACAAAGAACCCTCTATGTGTGTCAACGCTCTCCAAAACTTTCTCCAATGTTTCCTCATATAATGTCTTGTAAACTGGATAACTTGAAATTGGTATCTTATAGAGCACGTTCCCACTGTTTATCTTCCCACCAACCTTGATTATGGCCGATTTATCGATAACTTCAGTTCTCACTCCAATGAGTTCAGCATGATATCTGCAAATGGGTAGCGTATCTAAGAAGTCAGTTATTATAATTAGGGCATCCTCTCTATAAGTCTCCCTAATTTTATTCAACATTGCAAATAAAGTAGGGCCAATTATATCATCCGAGGTATACTCAACGAGCACGCTTATCTTCTCTTTCCCTATCACTTCTGATATTTCCATTAGCATTCCACCTCCGCCAAACTTTATAACGTATCTATCATTTTAAAACATTTCGGCATTATTGTTTAAATATAGCTATAACATTTAGTATCATATAATCCAATTTTTACCCCATATTTTTCAAAGTTTCAAAAATTGTATATTTATAAATCTAAGGTATGATCATGTACAGAAGACTTTCAAGCTGGAGGGACAATAGTTCGGAGTAAGAACTTAGTGCTAGGTTACATACACAATATTTAAAGAGATAGCTTGATTATTGATCATCTAGTAATATATTGAGTAATTCCCTGAAAAATTTTTTATGCCCAGTGATCCTCTCATACATTCTATATACCCGTGATCTATTGATTCCAAGTACCCTACTTATCGATGAAGGTGGCATACCTAGCATTAAAACTAGATATGCAACAAGGATGATATCCTTGAGAGAGTGAACACCCTTTAATGGTGTCCCATCTAGCTCACTAAAAGTTTTTCCACACTTTTGACATTTAAACCTTTGAATCTTGATATTATTCCTCCGATATATGAATCCAATCTTGACAACATGATCCGAATTACAATAGGGACAAGTAACCTTTTTGTTAATTTTTCTAATTGCACTTATGATATCTTCATTTGGTATTGATGTTAACTTGTTGATTTCTTCGGTGATCTCCTTTAACCTCCCCTTCATTTTCAAGGTTAAGCAAATTTGATTTCACCTAGGTACAATAAGATTTAACATTTTAAAACATTTCTACGGCCTAATTTAAATATGGGAGTAACATTTAGTAACAAAAACTTTCACATGTTGTGTCATATGTTTCGTCAATTCAAAAGTTGTTGATTTATAAATGTTGTTAATTATTTTCTAAAGTATATGTACAATAAAATTAAATTAGTTCGTATTCGTGCATTTTAAAAATTTAAAAATTCACACAAAATTCAAGAGGACTAAGTAAATTTTGCCTAAAAAGTAACGTTTCAATTTTATGATGATACTATTCTTATCAGTCTTATGATATCCTTAACTTCAAGAAGCCCATGAACCCTTCTCTCCCTATCAATAACTGGAAGATGGTGCTTTCCCGTTTCAACCATAAGCTTTATCGCTTGACCAAGGTCATCGTTAACGTTGATAACTATCGGCCGCCTAATCATGATATCTTCAACCCTAGTAGCCCTACTAAGGGTATACTTTTTTAGCATTCCAAAACCCGCTATTGAATATCTCCTGGGGGGAACGAAGTAATGGAGTAGGTCCTTCATAGTTATGAACCCTATGAGTTTTCCCTCGTCATCGACTACTACTGCAGAGGTCTCTTCACTACTAAATCTGGAAATTAGATCGAAGAGGGGAGTCTCGGGCCTGACTTTCAAGAAATCTTTATCCATAACTATCCTTACTGGAACCTTAGATATATACTTGATGTTGTAGCTTAGCTCCTCTCTTCTGCTCATTAAAACTAACTTCCTCTTCCCAATTATCCTCAAAATTTTCTTTTTCATGATCTAACCCCCAGGAAAGAAGTTATAGAGCGCTGATTTAACTGTTTAAGTATCCAACTTCTAGCTAGATATCTCTCCAAGGGATGCTTCAATTTAACTCTTAATCTATTTAAAGCATCTTCAAGGGTATAAAACTTTTCTGGTATTCCTTCAAGAGCTTTTTTAACCCCTACCCTTATCTGCCAAACCCCAACCGGAGTATAATATGCCGGAGTAACCTCCCTAAAAACTATTGCACTAGCCTGCCTTTTTCTTCTTCTAAGGTGTTCCAGAACGCTTAGTCTCGCTGCATAATAAGCGCCTGTAGTCTCTTCCGCATATCCCTTTATCCCTCTATAGTCTTCACAGTCATGCAGTACGACAGGATCCTCACTCCCGAACAGAGAACCTTTAAGCCAGACCTCCAGCAATTCAAAGGAGTACCTTCTAGGCATTAAAAGGATAACATACCTATTCCCCAAGAATTCAGATGTATAAACTTCGTAAGTCTCAATTGGCTCGAAATTGAGGAT
This Pyrococcus horikoshii OT3 DNA region includes the following protein-coding sequences:
- a CDS encoding methyl-accepting chemotaxis protein, whose amino-acid sequence is MKFSRKLTLSIFIPLVLVVITAIIIQNIAISDLYDNLEKTMEAVRAGASIQTVQSTIEFAKSQLKKTLWMSIGVMTIVAGVSGVIGFRIMNSVMKPVSEMAKVAEEIADGKLSHAGELISRIKYREKDEIGKLLEGFRAISTEVLQTLEVITDRMEKISKGDVTEELTLHAKGDFESILNSMRKTIVQLRNLMKTVRDLAVTLETRADDLARISSEITEAVNQVAEAIQQVSTEAQRQQENITQIMDGMNLTADVTQRTVEAMEEFSSVVNEVISIAREGKEKGEKAISQVGDIQNAMRVISQAVQEVAEMSKNVGEIINAIADIAEQTNLLALNAAIEAARAGELGRGFAVVAQEVRNLAEESKEAAERIREILNQIQDKVEKAVEETEKGVKIVDNSVDFLRETVGYLMNVGELLDDVEDKLQAVKSELANTQEHVENAKKALENLAASAEETTASAEEVSASAEEQASSLEEVRRNIVELRDIVKKLREAVEFIKVEKEER
- a CDS encoding DUF257 family protein, encoding MEISEVIGKEKISVLVEYTSDDIIGPTLFAMLNKIRETYREDALIIITDFLDTLPICRYHAELIGVRTEVIDKSAIIKVGGKINSGNVLYKIPISSYPVYKTLYEETLEKVLESVDTHRGFFVNVQIGIENLMNIFEKKELIEQIHDIGEYIVTKNKDIRDLVFINVESLRNTSIEVLSLLRTIFPVVVKLMNNGRSFVVEKSVLPSLRGSVGTIW
- a CDS encoding IS1/IS1595 family N-terminal zinc-binding domain-containing protein, translated to MKGRLKEITEEINKLTSIPNEDIISAIRKINKKVTCPYCNSDHVVKIGFIYRRNNIKIQRFKCQKCGKTFSELDGTPLKGVHSLKDIILVAYLVLMLGMPPSSISRVLGINRSRVYRMYERITGHKKFFRELLNILLDDQ
- a CDS encoding CBS domain-containing protein; the encoded protein is MKKKILRIIGKRKLVLMSRREELSYNIKYISKVPVRIVMDKDFLKVRPETPLFDLISRFSSEETSAVVVDDEGKLIGFITMKDLLHYFVPPRRYSIAGFGMLKKYTLSRATRVEDIMIRRPIVINVNDDLGQAIKLMVETGKHHLPVIDRERRVHGLLEVKDIIRLIRIVSS